CCGAGGCGGCGACCGGGGCGGCGCGACTGGAGCAGCTGCGCGCCGAGATGGTCGCCGGGCTGGCGTCGGTGGGCGCCGACGTGGTCGACGGCCGGGCCCCGTTCGTGTTGTTCGGCACGCCGGAGGCGGTTGCACTGCGAAAACGACTGCATGACAGGGGAATTGCCATCCGTCGCTGTGATACTTTCGTCGGGCTGGATGACCGGTACTTGCGGGCCGCGGTGCGCCGCGAGTGGCCGCTGCTGGTGCAAGCGATCGCGGAGGCCCATCGGTGAGCGTCACGCTGGCCGATGTCATCGCGGTGCTTGATGAGGCCTATCCGCCGCGGCTCGCCGAATCATGGGATTCGGTGGGCCTGGTGTGCGGTGACCCCGACGACGCGCTGGAGTCGGTCACCGTCGCGGTCGACGCGACACCCGCCGTCGTCGACGAAGTTCCCGACGCCGGGCTGCTGCTCGCCCATCACCCGCTCCTGTTGCGGGGGGTGGACACCGTCGCTGCCAGCACGCCCAAGGGCGCGCTCGTACACCGGCTGATCCGGACCGGGCGTTCACTGTTCACCGCGCACACCAACGCCGACTCGGCCAATCCGGGCGTGTCCGACGCGCTGGCCGCCGCCCTCGGGCTCCGGGTCGAGGCCGCGCTGGAGCCGGCGACGGGTGCGCCCGGCCTGGACAAGTGGGTCATCTACGTGCCTCAGGAGAACGCAGAAGCGGTGCGGGCGGCGGTGTTTGAGGCCGGGGCCGGTCACATCGGCGACTACTCGCACTGCAGCTGGAGCGTCACCGGCATCGGCCAGTTCCTGCCGCACGAAGGCGCCTCGCCCGCGGTGGGCAGCGTCGGCAACGTCGAGCGGGTCACCGAAGACCGGATCGAGGTCGTCGCGCCCGCGCGGGCCCGGGCTGCGGTGCTGGCGGCCCTGCGCGCCGCTCATCCCTACGAGGAGCCCGCGTTCGACATCTTCGCGATGGTCCCACCGCCCGGCGACGCCGGGCTGGGCCGCATCGGCACGCTGGCCCGCCCGGAACCGTTGCGCGACTTCGTCTCCCGCGTGCACGTGGCGTTGCCGCGGACATCCTGGGGGGTGCGGGCGGCGGGCGACCCCGACCTGCCGGTGTCACGGGTCGCCGTCTGCGGCGGCGCGGGCGATTCGCTGCTGGCCGCCGCGGCCGGGGCCGGGGTGCAGGCCTACGTCACGGCCGATCTGCGGCATCACCCGGCCGACGAGCACCGCCGGGCCTCGGATGTGGCCCTGATCGATGTGGCACATTGGGCAAGTGAATTCCCGTGGTGCGAACAGGCCGCCGAGTTGCTGCGGTCGCGTTTCGGTGCGGAGCTTGCGGTGCGGGTGAGCTCGATTCGCACCGACCCTTGGAATGTCGAGCACGCTGACAACGAGTCCGGGGGAGAAGAGTCATGAAGGCCGAAGTGGCACAGCAACGTTCGCTGCTCGAGTTGTCGAAACTGGATGCCGAGCTGTCCCGCCTCACGCATCGGGCCGCGCACCTGCCGGAGCAGGAGGCGTGCCGGCGCATGCAGGAGGAATACGACACCGCCGGCGATCGGCAGGGCGCGGTGCGGATTGCCCTGGAAGACATCGACGCTCACGTCAAGCGCCTCGAATCCGAGATCGATGCGGTGCGCCAGCGCGAAGATCGAGACCGGGCGCTGCTGCAGTCAGGAGCGACCGACGCCAAGCAACTGGCGGACCTTCAGCACGAGCTGGAGACCCTGCAGCGTCGCCAGACCAGCCTGGAGGATTCCCTGCTGGAGGTGATGGAACGTCGTGAGGAGCTGCAGGCCCAGCTGGACACCGAGCAGAAGGCCCTTGAGACCCTGGAGGTCGACATGGCCGGCGCGCGGCAGGCACTCGACGCCGCGCTTGCCGAGATCACCGAAGCCCGCGAGCTGCATTCGTCACGACGCGATTCGCTGAGCGCCACGCTGGACCCGGCCCTGTCCGCCCTCTACGAACGGCAGCGCGCCGGAGGAGGGCCGGGCGCTGGGCAGCTGCTGGGAAAGCGGTGCGGGGCCTGCCGGCTCGAGATCGACCGCGGCGAACTGTCCCGCATTTCGGCCGCCGCCGAAGACGACGTGGTGCGATGCCCGGAATGCGGCGCGATCCTGCTGCGGGTCAAGGGGTTCGATCAGTGAAAGTTGTCATCGAGGCCGACGGTGGTTCGCGCGGCAACCCGGGGCCGGCCGGCTATGGCGCCGTGGTGTGGACCGAGGACCGCACGACCGTGTTGGCCGAGAACAAGCAGGCCATCGGCCGCGCCACGAACAACGTGGCCGAATACCGCGGGCTGATAGCCGGTTTGGACGACGCCCTGAAGCTGGGCGCCCGCGAGGCGGCGGTGTATCTGGATTCCAAGCTGTTGGTGGAGCAGATGTCCGGGCGCTGGAAGGTCAAGCATCCCGACCTGATCGAGCTGAATGCGCAGGCCCGACGGTTGGCGGCGCGGTTCGACAGGATCGGTTACTCGTGGATTCCGCGGGAGCGTAATTCGCACGCCGACCGGTTGGCCAACGAGGCGATGGACGCCGCGGCTGGGGCCAACGGCGCGGCGGAAAACCCCGAGCCGGCCGAAAAGCCCGAGCCCTCCGGTGCTGAGGCGGTGAAAACCGTTGCGGCGCCGGCGCCGGCGCCGACGGCGCCGGGCTGGACGGGTGCGCGCGGCACCCCCACCCGGTTGTTGCTGCTGCGCCACGGGCAGACGGAGCTGTCGGTGCAGCGCCGCTATTCCGGGCGCGGTAACCCGGCGCTGACCGAAGTGGGGCGACGGCAGGCCGACGCGGCGGCGCGGTATCTGGCTCAGCGCGGCGGGATTTCGGCGGTCTTCGCTTCCCCGCTGCAACGGGCCTACGACACCGCGGCGGCGGCGGCCAAGGCCCTGGGCCTGGATGTGACCGTCGACGACGACCTGATAGAGACCGATTTCGGTGCCTGGGAGGGGTTGACGTTCGCCGAGGCCGCCGAGCGCGACCCGGAGCTGCACCGCCGTTGGCTGCGTGACACCAGCACCGCCCCACCGGGCGGCGAGAGCTTCGATACGGTCGCCGATCGGGTGTTGCGGGACCGGGAACGGATTGTCGCCGCACACCAGGGCACCACGGTGCTGGTGGTGTCGCACGTGACGCCGATCAAGATGCTGTTGCGGGAGGCGCTGGACGCCGGGCCCGGCATCTTGTACCGGCTACACCTCGACCTGGCGTCGCTGAGCATCGCCGAGTTCTATTCCGACGGAGCCTCTTCGGTGCGGTTGGTCAACCAGACGGCTTACCTGTAAACGTCACTTTTGCTCTTGGTTGAGTCGAGGGATCAGGCCGCCGGCCAAGACGTCCTTGACCTGTCGTGGCGAGAGCCGATGCCGCACAGAGAATGACGATCCCTTGCTGACATTCTCGACCTGCAGGGCATCCCCTTGGTCCAGCGCGGTCAGATTCTGGATGCGGAGGGTGTCGTCTTGGTCGATCGAATCGTAGTCACCGGGATTGTCGAATTCGAGCGCCAAAATTCCATAGTTGGCCAGGTTCTGCCAGTGGATGCGTGCGAAGGACTTGGCGATGACGACGCGCAACCCGAGGTAGCGCGGTGCGATCGCGGCGTGCTCACGCGACGAGCCCTGGCCGTAGTTGTCCCCAGCGACGATGATGTGCCCGCCGTCGCCGGCCTGTTGAGCCCGCTCGGGGTAGGAGTCGTCGACCCGGGTGAAGCTGAACAGTGCGAGCTTCGGGATGTTGGACCGAAGCGGAAGAGCCTGCACGCCGGCCGGTGAGATTTCGTCGGTGGAGATGTTGTCGCCGACCTTGAGCAACACCGGCGCCTCGACTTCGTCCGGCAGCGGCGACAACTCGGGCAGGCTCGAGATGTTGGGCCCCTTCACGGGCTCGACACGTTGTGCCTCCTCGGCGTCCGGCGGAGGCACCAGCATTGCGGTGTTGACGGAGTTGCACTCGGGCAGATCAAGTTTCGGGTACTCCATCTGCTCCTCTTTGGCCCAGTCCCGCGGATCCGTGATCACTCCCGTCAGCGCCGATGCCGCGGCCGTCTCGGGCGAACACAGCCACACCGCGTCCTCCTTGGTGCCAGACCGGCCGGGGAAGTTGCGGGGCATCGTGCGCAGCGAGTTGCGACCGACCGCGGGAGCCTGACCCATGCCGATGCACCCCATGCAGCCCGCCTGGTGAATGCGCGCGCCGGCCACCACCAGATCCAGCGTCGCGCCCATCTTGGTCAGGTCGGCCAAGATCTCGCGCGACGTCGGGTTGATGTCGAAGCTGACCTGCGGGGCCGTCTGGCGTCCCGCCACCATCGCGGCCGCGATCGCGAAATCCCGCAGCCCGGGGTTGGCGCTCGAACCGATCACCGCCTGGGCGACGCCCTCGCCGGCCACCTCGCGGACCGGTACCACGTTGCCCGGTGACGACGGTTTGGCGATCAGCGGCTCGATCTGCGACAAGTCGATCGTGTCCTCGACGTCGTAGCCCGCGTCATCGTCGGCCAGCAACTCAACCCAGTCGTCCTCGCGCCCCTCGGCGCGCAGGAATTCGCGAACGGCCTCGTCGCTGGGAAACACCGTCGTGGTGGCCCCGAGTTCGGCGCCCATGTTGGCGATGACGTGGCGGTCCATCGCCGTCAGCTTCGCCAAACCGGGACCGTGATACTCGATGATCCGGTTCACCCCGCCCTTTACGTCGTGGCGGCGCAACATCTCCAAGATCACGTCTTTGGCTGAACACCACTGGGGCAGCTCACCCTCGAGCCGCACACCCCATACCTCGGGCATCCGGATGTGCAGTGGTCGCCCGGTGATCGCGAGCGCCACCTCGAGACCACCGACGCCGATCGCGAGCATGCCCAGCGATCCCGCCGCCGGAGTGTGAGAATCGGAGCCCACCATCGTCTTGCCGGGGATGCCGAAGCGCTGCATGTGAGTTGGGTGCGAGACCCCATTGCCCGGTTTGGAGAACCACAGGCCGAAGCGTTGCGCCGCGGTGCGCAGGTACTCGTGATCCTCGGCGTTCTTCTCGTCGCCCTGCAGCAGGTTGTGGTCGACGTACTGCACACTCACCTCGGTGCGGGCGCGATCGAGCCCGAGCGCCTCGAGTTCCTGCATCACCAGCGTGCCGGTCGCATCCTGGGTCAGCGTCTGGTCGATCCGGATCGCGATCTCTTGCCCCGGGGTCATCTCCCCGGATTCCAGATGAGAGCTGATCAGCTTGTGAGCGACGTTCATGGCCATACTTCGTTGCCTCCTACGCCATGCGTGATGACCTCACGCTGTGGAGTACCCCGAAGCGGTTGTTTTAGTGCGATTAGTGCGCGGCGGCGGTCGCCGGCTCGGCCACACGGTAGCTTCGCTGCGTGCGGCCAACTCAGGCAGCAGGGCCGGGCTATTTCGTCGGGCCAACGGTCACGGCGTTCGCAGTCGTTGTGCACTCTTGAAATTCACGCAATCCCAGGCGCAGTTCCATGCGGTTGCATCTCGACCTGGAGATCGTTGAGCATCGCCGAGTTCTATTCCGGCGGAGCATCTTCGGTGCGGTTGGTGAACCAGACGCGTATCTAGGCGGCTGAGGGCGACGCGCCGCCGTAGTCGCCGAAGGACCACAGGTTGCCTTCGGGATCGCGGACGGTGAATTCGCGTGCGCCGTAATCGGTTTCGTCGAGCGGGCGCACGATCTCGGCCTTACGCTGCAGCACCCGTTCGTAGAGCGCGTCGGGATCGGTCGTGACGACGTAACCGCCGGCGGTGCCCGGTTCGCGGCACCATTGCGCGTCGGGCTTGTAGGTGCCCAGCATGATCCCGCCGGAGCCGTGCGGCCAGTTCAGTTGCGCATGATCGACGGTCTCGCCCTGGCCGTAGCGCGCCGCGAGGACGAAGCCGAATGTGTCGATGTAGTAATCGATCAGCTTGGGCGCGTCATGGGCCTGCAATGTCAACCAGACGGTCGGATTCGAAGCGGTCATGGTCCCACTGTGCGCCGAACGAATGGCCGCCGTCTTGAATGTTTCGGAACTCGTCGGCCAGCCAGCGTCGCGGCGGCACACCGGCGAACCGGACGAATTCGCGGGTCATGTGCGCCTGGTCGCTGTACCCCGTGGCGGCCGCGACCGCCGCCAGGTCGACGCGTCCGTACCGGCGCGCCGACGCGGCGATGCGCGCCGTCGCGTGCTGGAACCGCATGAGCATCGCCACCGTCTTGGGCGAGCGGCCGACCTCCTGACCGAACAGCGTCGTCAGATACCGGGTGGTCACGCCGACCGTATCCGCCAAGGTGGCCACCGGTATCCGGCCCCGGCTGCGTTCCAGCAGGTGCCAGGCGTACGCGACCTCGGGACGCACGCTCGCGCTCTCGCGACGCCGCCGCGCCTCGATGAGGTAGTGGGCCACCAGGGCGAACACGTCCGGCCAGCCGTCCGCCTCGCTGACGCGGTCATGCAATTCGTGCCCGCCGCGATCCAACACCGCGGTCGCGTCGTACTCGGCGACGGGAAGCTCGGCGCTCGGCACGCCGAACAGCGCGCGTGAGGCCAGCGGATGCACCGCCAGCTGCACGCCGGCCTGGCCGCGGCGCTGTCGCACGTGGCTGGCCTGCACGTGCAGGCCGCTCAGCAGCAGCGGGTTGGGGCGCGCGACGGCCAGTGCGCCGGCAGTGGCGCCGGCTTCCACCCCGTCGTCGAGGCTGACGATGAAGGTCAACGTCGAGGACGGCATGCCGCGGTGCACCGTCTCGGGAACGTCGAGGGTCCGGTATCCGACCATGGACGTCACGCCCGGCGCACTGCGCGGCGCCGC
The sequence above is drawn from the Mycobacterium marseillense genome and encodes:
- a CDS encoding zinc ribbon domain-containing protein — protein: MKAEVAQQRSLLELSKLDAELSRLTHRAAHLPEQEACRRMQEEYDTAGDRQGAVRIALEDIDAHVKRLESEIDAVRQREDRDRALLQSGATDAKQLADLQHELETLQRRQTSLEDSLLEVMERREELQAQLDTEQKALETLEVDMAGARQALDAALAEITEARELHSSRRDSLSATLDPALSALYERQRAGGGPGAGQLLGKRCGACRLEIDRGELSRISAAAEDDVVRCPECGAILLRVKGFDQ
- a CDS encoding aconitate hydratase; the encoded protein is MAMNVAHKLISSHLESGEMTPGQEIAIRIDQTLTQDATGTLVMQELEALGLDRARTEVSVQYVDHNLLQGDEKNAEDHEYLRTAAQRFGLWFSKPGNGVSHPTHMQRFGIPGKTMVGSDSHTPAAGSLGMLAIGVGGLEVALAITGRPLHIRMPEVWGVRLEGELPQWCSAKDVILEMLRRHDVKGGVNRIIEYHGPGLAKLTAMDRHVIANMGAELGATTTVFPSDEAVREFLRAEGREDDWVELLADDDAGYDVEDTIDLSQIEPLIAKPSSPGNVVPVREVAGEGVAQAVIGSSANPGLRDFAIAAAMVAGRQTAPQVSFDINPTSREILADLTKMGATLDLVVAGARIHQAGCMGCIGMGQAPAVGRNSLRTMPRNFPGRSGTKEDAVWLCSPETAAASALTGVITDPRDWAKEEQMEYPKLDLPECNSVNTAMLVPPPDAEEAQRVEPVKGPNISSLPELSPLPDEVEAPVLLKVGDNISTDEISPAGVQALPLRSNIPKLALFSFTRVDDSYPERAQQAGDGGHIIVAGDNYGQGSSREHAAIAPRYLGLRVVIAKSFARIHWQNLANYGILALEFDNPGDYDSIDQDDTLRIQNLTALDQGDALQVENVSKGSSFSVRHRLSPRQVKDVLAGGLIPRLNQEQK
- a CDS encoding Nif3-like dinuclear metal center hexameric protein, with translation MSVTLADVIAVLDEAYPPRLAESWDSVGLVCGDPDDALESVTVAVDATPAVVDEVPDAGLLLAHHPLLLRGVDTVAASTPKGALVHRLIRTGRSLFTAHTNADSANPGVSDALAAALGLRVEAALEPATGAPGLDKWVIYVPQENAEAVRAAVFEAGAGHIGDYSHCSWSVTGIGQFLPHEGASPAVGSVGNVERVTEDRIEVVAPARARAAVLAALRAAHPYEEPAFDIFAMVPPPGDAGLGRIGTLARPEPLRDFVSRVHVALPRTSWGVRAAGDPDLPVSRVAVCGGAGDSLLAAAAGAGVQAYVTADLRHHPADEHRRASDVALIDVAHWASEFPWCEQAAELLRSRFGAELAVRVSSIRTDPWNVEHADNESGGEES
- a CDS encoding AraC family transcriptional regulator, with the translated sequence MVGYRTLDVPETVHRGMPSSTLTFIVSLDDGVEAGATAGALAVARPNPLLLSGLHVQASHVRQRRGQAGVQLAVHPLASRALFGVPSAELPVAEYDATAVLDRGGHELHDRVSEADGWPDVFALVAHYLIEARRRRESASVRPEVAYAWHLLERSRGRIPVATLADTVGVTTRYLTTLFGQEVGRSPKTVAMLMRFQHATARIAASARRYGRVDLAAVAAATGYSDQAHMTREFVRFAGVPPRRWLADEFRNIQDGGHSFGAQWDHDRFESDRLVDIAGP
- a CDS encoding VOC family protein, encoding MTASNPTVWLTLQAHDAPKLIDYYIDTFGFVLAARYGQGETVDHAQLNWPHGSGGIMLGTYKPDAQWCREPGTAGGYVVTTDPDALYERVLQRKAEIVRPLDETDYGAREFTVRDPEGNLWSFGDYGGASPSAA
- a CDS encoding bifunctional RNase H/acid phosphatase, translating into MKVVIEADGGSRGNPGPAGYGAVVWTEDRTTVLAENKQAIGRATNNVAEYRGLIAGLDDALKLGAREAAVYLDSKLLVEQMSGRWKVKHPDLIELNAQARRLAARFDRIGYSWIPRERNSHADRLANEAMDAAAGANGAAENPEPAEKPEPSGAEAVKTVAAPAPAPTAPGWTGARGTPTRLLLLRHGQTELSVQRRYSGRGNPALTEVGRRQADAAARYLAQRGGISAVFASPLQRAYDTAAAAAKALGLDVTVDDDLIETDFGAWEGLTFAEAAERDPELHRRWLRDTSTAPPGGESFDTVADRVLRDRERIVAAHQGTTVLVVSHVTPIKMLLREALDAGPGILYRLHLDLASLSIAEFYSDGASSVRLVNQTAYL